In one Amaranthus tricolor cultivar Red isolate AtriRed21 chromosome 8, ASM2621246v1, whole genome shotgun sequence genomic region, the following are encoded:
- the LOC130821664 gene encoding uncharacterized protein LOC130821664 — protein MGHRVVPPCGQFDIVSNLRVTELIDFNNAMWDADALAQYFDTNTAVAILTMPLSSQWPTDKLYWFLNKSGVFSMKSGYWLALLGHNTEADSFESVEIEKLWRLVWNVLDLPKLCQFLWRLCKGSLASKAVLYNRYCVLSSTCDRCGNDNETVFHSLYDCPKAMIIWEKHAAHSLLVDAPRESFPEFFSWIHGHTTNEEFASICATLWAAWFYRHKQVFEGDDGDPVKLATNFNRLVTKYNVFSSKIFRAKDDEDSD, from the exons ATGGGTCATCGAGTAGTCCCTCCTTGTGGCCAATTTGATATTGTTTCTAATTTGAGGGTCACGGAGCTGATTGACTTCAATAATGCAATGTGGGACGCCGATGCTCTTGCTCAATACTTTGACACGAATACTGCTGTGGCAATTCTCACAATGCCTCTTTCTAGTCAATGGCCTACCGACAAGCTATACTGGTTTCTAAACAAGAGTGGTGTTTTCTCCATGAAGAGTGGATATTGGTTGGCTCTCCTTGGCCACAATACCGAGGCCGACAGCTTCGAATCAGTAGAGATAGAAAAACTGTGGCGATTAGTATGGAATGTTTTGGATCTCCCCAAACTCTGTCAATTCCTATGGAGACTATGTAAGGGTTCTTTGGCTTCAAAGGCTGTGTTATATAATAGATATTGTGTGCTCTCCTCTACTTGTGATAGATGTGGTAATGACAACGAAACCGTTTTCCATTCTCTGTATGATTGCCCCAAAGCCATGATAATATGGGAAAAACATGCTGCTCACTCCCTCCTGGTTGATGCCCCCCGTGAGTCCTTTCCTGAGTTCTTCTCTTGGATCCATGGGCATACAACAAATGAGGAATTTGCTTCCATCTGTGCGACGCTCTGGGCTGCCTGGTTCTACCGCCACAAACAGGTGTTTGAGGGTGATGATGGAGATCCTGTGAAGCTGGCAACTAATTTCAACCGATTGGTGACTAAGTATAATGTGTTTTCTTCGAAG ATTTTTAGGGCTAAGGATGATGAGGACTCTGATTGA
- the LOC130821199 gene encoding F-box protein At1g47056-like encodes MGQSASIPSNSPELTRHHSRSFSFTSRFASSSRKTSTPMIHPPSPPPQLDPLTKPEPIYSDYTSEIPDECLAQVFQSLSSGDRKNCSLVCKRWFLVEGQSRCRLSLNAAEKISTHLPNIFSRFNSVKKLALRCDRRSVSISDDALVLISLRCRNLTRLKLRGCRELTDLGIAAFAQNCKSLRKLSCGSCVFGVKGLNAVFQHCTLLEEISIKRLRGINNEYGGESELTPELIEPGMAAKSLKSICLKELYNGQLFGSLIVGAKNLKTLKLIRCLGEWDRVLEMMACSNPNDFNIENHGLVEIHLERVQVTDFGLSAIANCANLEVLHLVKTPECTDLGIVSLSERCKLLRKVHIDGWRTKKIGDEGLSSLGKNCVNLHELVLIGVSPTMITLDVIVSNCRSLERLALCSCDSIGDQEMSCIASKCSALKKFCIKGCPISDYGLEALAWGCPNLVKIKVKKCRDVTRDVVEWLRERRESLIVNLDSDEIEAVDASASEAGGVQEDGVDFPAVETNVASVEDAPASSAGRGSFFRAKFSFLSGRNIAACALRRWSAGSSNTNGYQ; translated from the coding sequence ATGGGCCAATCGGCATCCATCCCTTCCAACTCACCCGAGTTAACTCGCCACCATTCCCGTTCCTTCTCCTTCACATCTCGCTTCGCCTCCTCATCCCGCAAAACATCAACCCCCATGATCCACCCACCGTCTCCACCTCCACAACTTGACCCGCTTACAAAACCCGAGCCCATTTACTCTGACTATACATCAGAAATCCCCGACGAATGTCTCGCCCAAGTATTCCAATCCCTTTCCTCCGGCGACAGAAAAAACTGTTCTCTCGTTTGTAAACGCTGGTTTCTTGTTGAAGGTCAAAGCCGATGTCGTCTTTCTCTAAACGCCGCTGAAAAAATCTCAACTCACTTGCCGAATATTTTCTCAAGATTCAATTCGGTCAAAAAACTCGCTCTCCGATGCGACCGTAGATCCGTAAGTATAAGCGACGACGCACTCGTGTTGATCTCTCTTCGTTGCAGAAACCTGACTCGTCTTAAACTCAGGGGTTGCCGTGAACTGACTGACCTTGGAATTGCCGCCTTCGCTCAGAATTGTAAGTCTCTCAGAAAACTATCTTGTGGGTCTTGTGTTTTCGGTGTTAAAGGGTTGAATGCTGTTTTTCAACACTGTACTTTACTTGAAGAAATCTCCATTAAACGTCTTCGAGGTATCAACAACGAGTATGGTGGTGAATCCGAGCTTACCCCAGAGCTCATTGAGCCTGGGATGGCTGCAAAGTCATTGAAGAGTATATGTTTAAAGGAGCTCTACAATGGGCAGTTATTCGGGTCGTTAATAGTCGGGGCGAAGAATCTGAAAACGCTGAAATTAATCCGGTGCTTAGGGGAATGGGATAGGGTTTTGGAAATGATGGCTTGTTCAAATCCAAAtgattttaatattgaaaatcatgggtTAGTTGAAATTCATTTAGAACGAGTACAAGTGACAGATTTTGGGTTGTCTGCAATTGCGAATTGTGCTAATTTAGAAGTTTTGCATCTTGTTAAAACACCAGAGTGTACTGATTTAGGTATTGTCTCATTATCAGAGCGGTGTAAGCTATTAAGGAAGGTTCATATTGATGGGTGGAGGACTAAGAAGATTGGGGATGAAGGGTTGAGTTCATTAGGGAAGAATTGTGTGAATTTGCATGAATTGGTTCTAATTGGGGTTAGTCCTACTATGATAACTTTAGATGTTATTGTTTCGAATTGTCGGAGTTTGGAGAGATTGGCGCTTTGTAGTTGTGACAGTATTGGTGATCAGGAGATGTCTTGTATTGCTTCAAAATGCTCAGCATTGAAGAAGTTTTGTATCAAAGGGTGTCCAATTTCGGACTATGGATTGGAAGCATTGGCATGGGGATGTCCGAATTTGGTTAAGATTAAGGTTAAGAAGTGTAGGGACGTGACTAGAGATGTTGTTGAATGGTTAAGGGAGAGGAGGGAGTCATTGATTGTTAATTTAGACTCAGATGAGATTGAGGCTGTTGATGCTAGTGCTAGTGAAGCGGGCGGTGTGCAAGAGGATGGGGTGGATTTTCCGGCTGTGGAGACGAATGTTGCATCTGTTGAGGATGCTCCGGCAAGTAGTGCTGGTCGTGGGTCGTTCTTCAGGGCGAAATTTAGCTTTTTGTCTGGAAGGAATATAGCTGCTTGTGCTTTGAGAAGATGGTCTGCTGGAAGCAGTAATACTAATGGGTATCAATGA
- the LOC130820875 gene encoding protein MAINTENANCE OF MERISTEMS-like, whose amino-acid sequence MRPHPIVVVNDDEQDVAWGAVTLAFLYRQLGMASRAGCKTIAGCLTLLQTWIYEYFPAFRPHPRRDDVPNTTRAEMWTPKKVGRELDRLISFRKVLDSMTETQVEWTPYNCGAAALLHEHPRTTVIGGITCFDVVEVYLPERALRQIGFVQSIPPAPMRPAKALRPAHGTYSVTFPSSAAAFVEAWSRFPYSGRLVEQGLRRATVPSETEPNYVEWFRVCSHPYISRDELLASGPGPGQSRCDYFAKEWASRFSPVARLPTRLADLNSRQRHALEIYLNDCRELYDQWQTDQGQGPE is encoded by the exons atgcgacctcacccgatagttGTCGTCAACGACGATGAACAGGACGTGGCTTGGGGTGCGGTGACtttggcgttcttgtacaggcagctcggaatggcatctagggctggttgcaagaccattgctggatgcctcacattgctccagacatggatctatgagtacttccccgctttccgccctcatcctcgccgagatgATGTGCCAAACacgactagggcggagatgtggacgcCGAAGAAAGTAGGTCGTGAGCTGGACAGGTTGATATCATTCCGCAAGGTTCTGGACTCAATGACAGAGACTCAG GttgaatggactccctacaattGTGGAGCTGCTGCGTTGCTgcatgagcacccacgcaccacagtcatcgggggtatcacctgctttgatgttgtggaggtgtatttgccggagcgggcattgcgacagattgggttcgtgcaGTCTATTCCTCCAGCTCCTAtgagaccagccaaggctcttcgaccggcacacggaacctactccgtgacctttccttcttctgctgCTGCATTTGTGGAggcgtggagtaggttcccctacagtggccgccttgttgagcagggacttcgacgggctactgttccttcagagactgaacctaattacgttgaaTGGTTCAGAGTTTGCTCGCACCCGTACATATCCCGAGACGAATTGCTGGCTTCCGGTCCTGGTCCTGGTCAGAGCAGATGTGATTAC TTCGCGAAAGAATGGGCCAGTCGATTCTCTCCAGTGGCAAGACTACCTACGCGGCTTGCGGATTTGAACTcccgtcaacgacatgcgttagaaatataccttaatgattgtagagaaTTATATGATCAATGGCAAACTGATCA
- the LOC130821328 gene encoding putative clathrin assembly protein At4g40080, with translation MGLLGDIIGKVKDKASIGKAALLSRNQNTAALRLTILRATTHEADAPPPDHHLAAILAAGDGPRSAAAVVIDVLMRRLHKTSSSTVAIKCLLSLHVIVRRGNFILHDQLSVYPATGGRNYLKLSDFRDNSSPTTWELSTWIRWYAKYLEQILSTSRILGYFLFSTSCSLEREKAKEIIASLLCKDLLREIDGLINVLEEVGKSPDCIHLEGNRLLLEVMGLVGEDYFTTIDEIVIRVEEFKERLSCLSFVDSVELVCALKRLEDCKERLNSLFELNGSGLVQDLWCLVSEMKDKVGEVQGSKEEKMVLSWGRFESARFGERVKPQDSVQFASNRFAFQFAYGEVVR, from the coding sequence ATGGGTCTCTTAGGAGACATAATAGGAAAAGTTAAGGACAAGGCCTCAATAGGCAAAGCAGCACTCCTTTCCCGCAACCAAAACACGGCGGCGCTTCGACTCACTATCTTACGCGCCACCACTCATGAAGCCGACGCGCCGCCACCAGATCATCACCTTGCCGCGATACTCGCGGCTGGTGATGGACCACGTTCGGCTGCAGCTGTTGTCATCGACGTCCTCATGCGGCGGCTTCATAAGACTTCGTCCTCCACGGTGGCAATCAAATGTCTACTATCTCTCCACGTCATCGTCCGACGTGGCAACTTTATTTTACACGACCAGCTTTCTGTTTACCCTGCTACTGGCGGTCGGAACTACCTTAAATTATCCGATTTTCGTGATAACTCATCTCCAACAACCTGGGAGTTGTCGACGTGGATCAGGTGGTACGCTAAATACTTGGAACAAATTCTCTCAACTTCCAGAATTCTtgggtattttttattttcgacGTCTTGTAGTTTAGAAAGAGAAAAAGCAAAAGAAATAATTGCTTCCCTTTTATGTAAGGATTTATTAAGAGAAATTGATGGGTTAATTAATGTTCTAGAAGAAGTTGGAAAATCCCCAGATTGTATTCATCTAGAAGGAAATAGATTATTGCTTGAAGTAATGGGTTTAGTGGGTGAAGATTATTTTACTACAATTGATGAGATTGTGATCCGAGTTGAAGAGTTTAAAGAAAGACTGAGTTGCCTCAGTTTTGTTGACTCAGTCGAGTTAGTTTGTGCTCTTAAAAGATTAGAGGATTGTAAGGAGAGACTTAACTCGTTGTTTGagttaaatgggtcaggtttgGTTCAGGATTTATGGTGTTTAGTAAGTGAAATGAAGGATAAAGTTGGAGAAGTTCAAGGGTCTAAGGAGGAAAAGATGGTGTTGAGTTGGGGACGATTTGAGTCAGCTCGGTTTGGGGAACGAGTTAAGCCTCAAGACTCTGTCCAATTTGCTTCTAATCGCTTTGCTTTTCAGTTTGCTTATGGTGAGGTTGTTAGATGA
- the LOC130821282 gene encoding putative oxidoreductase C1F5.03c — MSNSPETGNQRRKEVVVCGGGVIGVCTAYFLAKNGAIVTVIEQSSIACAASGKAGGFLALDWCDGGPVSSLARASFNLHRSLSDELDGASSYGYRPLTTLSVSIDESQSGPSGRAKDVPSWIDGPVKEWKPIGTAQTTAQVHPQLFTRCLMTTAVENYGAKVVIGKVEKVGFTAGDDGGRVESVVLEDGRVIKADSVVLAVGPWSSKLGIVSSLFRVYGLKAHSIVLEPKDPDAITPHALFLSYYSAQGGKPMDPEVYPRPTGEVYICGMSTTEEVPDDPEQVVPNLESIRVLKQVARNVSTHLEGEAQVKAEQACFLPCTDDGNPVIGELPGMKGCFVATGHSCWGILNGPATGAALAELIMDGQASIVDLRSFCPARFVAPSRR; from the exons ATGTCAAATTCACCAGAAACCGGCAATCAACGGCGTAAAGAAGTAGTGGTTTGCGGTGGCGGAGTCATCGGAGTCTGTACAGCATATTTCCTCGCCAAAAACGGCGCTATTGTAACCGTTATTGAACAATCATCCATCGCATGCGCAGCTTCTGGAAAAGCCGGCGGATTTCTCGCTTTAGATTGGTGCGACGGTGGGCCCGTCTCTTCTCTCGCTCGTGCTAGCTTTAATCTCCACCGCTCATTATCTGATGAGCTAGATGGGGCTTCATCGTACGGCTATCGTCCTCTGACTACTCTTAGCGTTTCAATAGACGAGTCCCAAAGTGGTCCTAGTGGGAGAGCCAAAGATGTGCCGTCTTGGATTGATGGGCCGGTAAAGGAGTGGAAGCCCATTGGGACGGCCCAAACTACGGCCCAAGTTCATCCACAGTTGTTTACAAGGTGTTTGATGACGACAGCGGTGGAGAATTATGGAGCGAAGGTAGTGATTGGGAAGGTGGAGAAGGTTGGGTTTACGGCGGGGGATGATGGTGGGCGAGTTGAGTCGGTGGTTTTAGAAGATGGGCGAGTTATTAAGGCTGACTCGGTTGTGTTGGCTGTCGGGCCTTGGTCTTCTAAATTGGGTATAGTGTCGTCATTGTTTAGGGTGTATGGGCTTAAGGCCCATAGTATTGTACTGGAGCCCAAAGATCCTGATGCTATAACGCCTCATGCATTGTTCCTAAGTTATTATTCAGCTCAGGGTGGAAAGCCCATGGATCCTGAAGTTTATCCCCGGCCCACTG GTGAGGTGTACATATGTGGAATGTCAACAACAGAAGAGGTGCCAGATGATCCCGAGCAAGTTGTACCCAATCTAGAATCAATACGAGTGCTGAAACAGGTGGCCAGGAACGTGTCAACGCACTTAGAAGGAGAAGCACAAGTAAAGGCCGAGCAAGCATGCTTCTTGCCATGTACCGATGATGGTAATCCTGTCATTGGGGAGCTTCCAGGTATGAAAGGGTGTTTTGTGGCAACGGGGCATAGCTGTTGGGGTATCCTTAATGGTCCAGCAACCGGAGCTGCCTTGGCTGAGCTTATAATGGATGGTCAAGCCAGTATAGTCGATCTCCGATCGTTTTGTCCCGCAAGGTTTGTTGCTCCTAGTAGAAGGTGA